A single window of Caldicellulosiruptor bescii DSM 6725 DNA harbors:
- a CDS encoding immunity 26/phosphotriesterase HocA family protein gives MLIYDENKDKEILRWQKRYESLPEDVRRRLDEWNEMISQLDRENRTEEYQLRVIKRSRVEPKAGDVFVLSPREGLYFYGKVMVAKIKNETNSFINGAYSVFIFKCKSRKPDMSGYKPDYNNLLIPPAIVPRWYWTSGRFYNVGHEEITEEEKRLDYGFYEKMRNIFRKEDGTILKREPKIWGGYGITTYIGIAYAVQRELVIDPSLAEFDE, from the coding sequence ATGCTGATATATGATGAGAACAAAGATAAAGAAATCTTGAGATGGCAGAAGAGGTACGAATCATTGCCAGAGGATGTGAGGAGAAGACTTGATGAGTGGAATGAAATGATTAGTCAATTAGATAGGGAAAACAGGACAGAAGAGTACCAGCTGAGGGTGATAAAAAGAAGCAGGGTAGAGCCAAAAGCGGGGGATGTGTTTGTGTTAAGTCCGAGGGAGGGTTTGTATTTTTACGGTAAGGTAATGGTAGCCAAGATAAAGAATGAGACAAATTCATTTATAAATGGTGCCTATTCAGTATTTATATTCAAGTGCAAGAGCAGAAAGCCTGATATGAGTGGGTATAAGCCTGATTATAACAATTTGCTGATACCGCCGGCGATAGTACCGAGGTGGTACTGGACGAGCGGAAGGTTTTACAATGTTGGGCATGAAGAGATAACAGAAGAAGAGAAAAGATTAGATTATGGGTTTTATGAGAAGATGAGAAACATTTTTCGCAAAGAAGATGGGACTATATTGAAAAGAGAGCCTAAGATATGGGGAGGATATGGAATAACAACATATATAGGAATAGCATATGCGGTTCAAAGAGAGCTTGTGATAGACCCGAGTTTGGCAGAGTTTGATGAGTAG
- the amrA gene encoding AmmeMemoRadiSam system protein A translates to MVGYLLPHPPVLIPEIGRGEEKKCQATLDALQKVADEIAEYKPEVIAIISPHAPVFTDAFFLNDKPEIGGSLARWGVYGIEFRFKNNLEIVQDIAKMCSQEGLTVGFVSDKIQKRYGVSRELDHGALVPLYFITRKYKEFELIHTSYCMLDDIKLYKYGMILRRAIEKHGKKGLIIASGDLSHKLSYDGPYGFAKEGPEFDKLLVELLQSSNVRALYDIDPVLSEKTAECGFRSIKVLLGAFEGYSIESKVYSYEGPFGVGYCVAAFYQKEQTSSSLFEEIVKKREERLKRIRENEDEYIRLARESLEYYVRHRRYLDYIPDYVTERMLRERAGVFVSIKKDGNLRGCIGTIYPTQENIAKEIIRNAVAAGFHDPRFEEVTEDELDSLVYDVDILSPPEKVNSKDQLDPKKYGVIVRKGARQGLLLPDLEGVDTVEEQLKIACRKAGIDYESEDFEIERFTVERHK, encoded by the coding sequence ATGGTAGGATATTTGCTTCCACATCCACCAGTGCTGATTCCCGAGATTGGGAGAGGCGAGGAGAAAAAGTGCCAGGCGACCTTAGATGCTTTACAAAAGGTAGCAGATGAGATAGCTGAATATAAACCTGAGGTCATAGCCATAATATCACCCCATGCACCTGTGTTTACGGATGCTTTTTTCTTGAACGACAAGCCAGAAATTGGTGGAAGCCTTGCAAGATGGGGTGTATATGGAATTGAATTTAGGTTCAAAAATAACCTTGAGATAGTTCAAGACATAGCAAAAATGTGCAGCCAGGAAGGGTTGACGGTTGGATTTGTGTCAGACAAAATTCAAAAAAGATATGGCGTTTCGCGAGAGCTTGACCATGGCGCGTTAGTTCCGCTTTATTTTATTACCAGAAAGTATAAAGAATTTGAGCTTATACACACTTCTTACTGTATGCTTGATGATATTAAGCTTTATAAATATGGAATGATACTCAGAAGGGCAATTGAAAAGCATGGCAAAAAAGGTTTAATTATAGCTTCAGGCGACCTTTCGCACAAACTCTCTTACGATGGGCCTTACGGGTTTGCAAAAGAAGGACCTGAGTTTGACAAACTTCTGGTTGAACTTTTGCAAAGTAGCAATGTACGAGCACTTTATGACATAGATCCTGTACTTTCAGAGAAGACGGCAGAATGTGGTTTCAGATCCATAAAGGTTTTGCTTGGAGCATTTGAGGGCTATAGTATAGAATCAAAGGTTTATTCATATGAAGGACCTTTTGGCGTTGGATACTGTGTTGCTGCCTTTTACCAGAAAGAACAGACAAGCTCTTCTTTGTTTGAGGAGATAGTGAAAAAAAGAGAAGAGAGACTAAAGAGAATAAGAGAAAATGAAGATGAATATATAAGACTTGCAAGAGAAAGCTTAGAATACTATGTAAGACACCGCAGGTACTTAGATTATATACCAGATTATGTCACAGAACGGATGCTAAGAGAAAGAGCAGGAGTTTTTGTGTCAATTAAAAAGGATGGAAACTTGAGAGGATGTATAGGTACAATTTATCCTACTCAAGAAAACATTGCAAAAGAGATAATCAGAAACGCTGTTGCAGCAGGGTTTCACGACCCCAGGTTTGAAGAGGTAACAGAAGATGAGCTTGACAGTCTTGTGTATGATGTTGATATTCTAAGCCCACCTGAGAAGGTAAACTCGAAAGACCAACTTGATCCTAAAAAATATGGAGTTATTGTGCGAAAAGGTGCAAGACAAGGGCTTTTGCTTCCTGATTTAGAAGGTGTTGACACAGTTGAAGAGCAGCTTAAGATAGCCTGCAGAAAAGCAGGAATTGATTATGAAAGTGAAGATTTTGAGATAGAAAGGTTTACAGTTGAAAGACACAAGTAG
- the amrS gene encoding AmmeMemoRadiSam system radical SAM enzyme — protein sequence MVEARYYEKLESKKVRCKLCPHGCILPQGSTGFCRARKNVDGVLYSLNYGYISSIAFDPIEKKPLYHFYPGSSILSIGTFGCSFKCLHCQNFEISQLTPNVFEVEIEKLIALAKKDPKCIGIAFTYNEPTIWFEYVMDVAKAFKQEGLKTVLVTNGYLNEEPLQELLEVIDSANIDVKAFNEEFYKKICSGDLESVKRFVEICAKKIHIEITTLIIPTLNDRDEEIENLAKWIASIDDRIPLHLTRYFPRYKMTLPPTPKETLMRLREVAKKYLVNVYLGNI from the coding sequence ATGGTTGAGGCAAGATATTATGAAAAGCTTGAAAGCAAAAAAGTCAGATGCAAGCTCTGTCCGCATGGATGCATTCTACCACAGGGCAGCACTGGTTTTTGCAGAGCAAGGAAAAATGTTGATGGAGTTCTTTATTCGCTAAACTATGGCTATATCTCTTCAATTGCATTTGACCCTATTGAGAAAAAACCTCTATATCATTTTTATCCGGGGTCAAGCATACTCTCTATAGGAACGTTTGGATGTTCGTTTAAATGTCTTCACTGTCAGAACTTTGAGATTTCCCAGCTAACTCCAAATGTGTTCGAGGTTGAGATAGAGAAGCTAATTGCTCTTGCTAAAAAAGACCCAAAATGCATCGGTATTGCTTTTACTTACAATGAACCTACCATCTGGTTTGAATATGTAATGGATGTGGCAAAAGCTTTTAAACAGGAAGGGCTAAAGACTGTGCTTGTTACAAACGGGTATTTGAATGAAGAGCCGCTTCAAGAGCTTCTTGAAGTGATAGATAGCGCAAATATTGATGTGAAAGCTTTTAATGAGGAGTTTTATAAAAAGATTTGCAGCGGGGATTTGGAATCGGTAAAAAGGTTTGTTGAGATTTGTGCTAAAAAGATTCATATTGAAATAACAACACTCATTATTCCAACGTTAAATGATAGGGATGAAGAAATAGAAAATCTTGCAAAGTGGATTGCCTCAATTGATGACAGAATTCCGCTGCACCTTACAAGATATTTTCCAAGATACAAGATGACTCTTCCACCAACACCAAAGGAGACATTAATGAGACTAAGAGAGGTTGCTAAAAAGTATCTTGTGAATGTGTATCTTGGTAATATTTAG
- the cdaA gene encoding diadenylate cyclase CdaA: protein MLKDFSFYLQEFLRNVTLIKITPFDIIDIAIVSFVIYKIIVWIKDTRAYQLIKGIAVLIVITQVSKWLSLNVINWLLTNTLSYGVLALLIVFQPELRRALEEIGRSKIWGKFLWLGPDEEMAIKWQNSVEEIIKAVMYLSKNKIGALIVVEGQTKIGDIINTGIIIDSEISSQLLINIFIPNTPLHDGAVIIRDGKIKAAACFLPLSENRYISKELGTRHRAALGISENSDATAIVVSEETGIISVAYNGGLTRNLGPEALRKILLRPLKQEKEKNGLSIFKWRR from the coding sequence TTGCTGAAAGATTTTTCTTTTTATCTTCAGGAGTTTTTGAGAAATGTAACGTTAATTAAAATAACGCCGTTTGATATTATTGACATTGCAATTGTGTCGTTTGTGATATACAAAATAATTGTGTGGATAAAAGACACAAGAGCGTATCAGCTCATAAAAGGGATAGCAGTGCTGATTGTTATTACACAGGTGAGCAAGTGGCTGAGTCTTAATGTCATAAACTGGCTTTTGACAAATACGCTATCTTACGGTGTTTTGGCGCTTTTGATAGTTTTCCAGCCAGAGCTAAGACGTGCTTTAGAGGAGATTGGAAGAAGCAAAATCTGGGGCAAGTTTTTGTGGCTTGGCCCTGATGAGGAAATGGCAATAAAATGGCAAAACAGCGTTGAAGAGATCATAAAGGCTGTGATGTATCTTTCCAAAAACAAGATTGGTGCATTGATTGTTGTTGAAGGTCAGACCAAGATAGGGGATATTATCAATACAGGGATTATAATTGATTCAGAGATTTCATCCCAGCTTTTGATAAATATATTTATTCCAAACACCCCACTTCATGATGGCGCAGTGATTATAAGAGATGGGAAGATAAAAGCAGCTGCATGTTTTTTGCCTCTATCCGAGAATAGATACATAAGCAAAGAACTTGGGACACGACACAGAGCGGCACTTGGGATATCCGAAAACTCTGATGCAACAGCAATTGTTGTATCAGAAGAGACAGGGATTATTTCTGTTGCGTACAATGGTGGTCTTACAAGAAACTTAGGACCTGAGGCTTTAAGAAAAATACTTCTCAGGCCTTTAAAGCAAGAAAAAGAGAAAAATGGATTAAGTATTTTCAAGTGGAGGCGCTAA
- a CDS encoding CdaR family protein → MKKITIKKPKDDNFWLKIVSILIAIILWFYVNSIINPIKKREIIIPIKYNITTLSKGLVMKETDAKEVRIVISGTQDELSKVDEKNIQATVDFSDIRQTGEVKLPVAIQNPYHRINIESVYPKNVTVSIDNLVTIQKDVSVEINGNPKKGYIINNYQEEPNVISIRGAESDIKEISKCIAQLNLSLNDRSFKASVPVKVIDSRGKDITSLFDLSQKSIDVYVEILKTKQVPLSVKFKGSLPPSKVISKIVLKPSTINIAGKEEDINSINEIVVGTIDTKMLENKSTFQFDFSIPKNIKSLDNVKQVTITIYTDSVVEKSINIPVEVRGLKPGLVAKLSPDKVKVALKYYQSVQNSIDFNSLKAYVDVSNLTKGSYDLQVLVEKPANIEDFGVSPTYIRVEISESSQLQSQ, encoded by the coding sequence TTGAAAAAGATTACCATAAAAAAACCAAAAGACGACAATTTCTGGCTTAAGATAGTTTCAATTTTGATTGCAATTATTCTATGGTTTTATGTAAATAGCATTATAAACCCAATAAAGAAAAGGGAGATTATTATTCCTATTAAATACAACATTACAACCTTGTCAAAAGGTCTTGTGATGAAAGAGACTGATGCCAAAGAAGTGAGAATAGTTATAAGCGGAACACAAGATGAACTTAGCAAGGTTGACGAAAAGAATATCCAGGCAACGGTAGATTTTTCTGATATAAGACAGACAGGAGAAGTAAAACTTCCAGTAGCTATCCAGAATCCTTATCACAGGATTAACATTGAGAGTGTGTATCCCAAAAATGTTACGGTATCTATTGACAATCTTGTGACAATCCAGAAAGATGTTTCTGTTGAGATAAACGGAAATCCCAAGAAGGGTTATATTATAAATAATTATCAGGAAGAGCCAAATGTGATAAGCATAAGAGGTGCTGAAAGTGATATAAAAGAGATTTCAAAATGCATAGCTCAGCTGAACTTGAGTCTTAACGACAGATCGTTTAAAGCTTCTGTACCTGTAAAGGTAATAGATTCAAGGGGGAAAGACATAACATCGCTTTTTGACCTTTCACAAAAGAGCATAGATGTGTATGTAGAGATACTCAAAACAAAGCAAGTGCCCTTGAGTGTCAAGTTTAAAGGTAGTCTTCCACCAAGTAAAGTGATATCAAAGATAGTTTTAAAACCTTCTACAATCAATATAGCAGGAAAAGAAGAAGACATAAACTCAATAAATGAGATAGTTGTAGGGACAATTGATACAAAGATGCTTGAAAATAAATCAACATTCCAGTTTGACTTTAGTATTCCGAAGAATATAAAGTCTTTAGATAATGTAAAACAGGTTACAATCACCATATACACAGATTCAGTTGTTGAGAAATCTATCAATATCCCTGTTGAAGTGAGAGGACTGAAACCTGGGCTTGTTGCAAAACTGAGTCCTGACAAGGTTAAAGTAGCACTCAAATACTACCAAAGTGTGCAAAATTCTATAGATTTTAATTCTTTGAAGGCGTATGTGGATGTTTCGAATCTGACCAAAGGAAGTTACGACCTTCAGGTGTTGGTCGAAAAGCCTGCAAACATAGAAGATTTTGGTGTTTCCCCCACTTACATAAGAGTGGAAATTTCAGAAAGTAGTCAGCTTCAATCTCAATAA
- the uvrC gene encoding excinuclease ABC subunit UvrC, whose product MLLEEKLSNLPTSPGVYIMKDENGNVIYVGKAVNLRNRVRQYFQNSQDMPSKTRLMVRKIKDLDYIVTDNEVEALILECNLIKEYRPKYNVLLRDDKNYQYIKITNEMFPRLVTTRKVEKDGSRYFGPYVSGYSVKQTVELLKSLFMLRTCKKKFPDQLGKGRPCLNFHIEKCLGVCKGDVSEEEYQKLVERAVKVLSGKGDEIVEELKAKMFEYAENLMFEKAQEIKNKLSSLEQIITKQKVIYADDRSEDVINFAKDQTHIAIVVLIIRNGKLINKEEFVLKAEEDTFERFLEQYYADVLSLPKEIIIPHEIENFDNIEKMIEKLYGFKVKVIIPKQGEKKQLLDMAKKNAEISLANRQRVDDVYAEALLTLKSILGLENEIEKIESYDISNIAGADNVGTLVVFEDGRFNKEFYRKFKIKGFEGQDDIRSVKEVLTRRFTNLEKHGRIPDLILIDGGQNQVNAALEVLNTLGFFIPVAGMVKDDRHKTRDLIYNGKEAGIQEYPLVYKLIYAIQEETHRFAVKFHREVRKKHLYESILDEIEGIGEKRKLKLFRTFGSIDNLRKASIEEIVKAADIPYEVALKIKEKIGV is encoded by the coding sequence ATGCTGCTTGAGGAAAAGCTTTCTAATCTTCCAACATCGCCAGGGGTTTATATAATGAAGGATGAAAATGGAAATGTTATATATGTTGGCAAGGCTGTAAACCTGCGAAATAGAGTCAGACAGTATTTTCAAAACTCTCAAGATATGCCTTCAAAGACAAGGCTCATGGTAAGGAAAATAAAAGACCTTGACTATATTGTGACAGACAACGAGGTAGAAGCTTTGATTTTAGAGTGCAACCTAATAAAAGAATATAGGCCCAAGTACAATGTTCTTTTGAGAGATGACAAAAACTACCAGTATATAAAGATAACAAACGAGATGTTTCCGCGGCTTGTGACAACAAGAAAGGTTGAAAAAGACGGCAGCAGATATTTTGGCCCGTATGTCAGTGGGTATTCTGTAAAGCAGACGGTTGAGCTACTAAAAAGTCTTTTTATGCTCAGGACTTGTAAGAAAAAGTTCCCAGACCAGCTTGGCAAGGGTAGGCCCTGCCTTAACTTTCATATAGAAAAGTGTCTTGGTGTGTGCAAGGGAGATGTATCAGAAGAAGAATACCAAAAGCTGGTTGAGAGAGCTGTAAAGGTTTTAAGTGGCAAGGGTGATGAGATTGTTGAAGAGCTCAAAGCAAAGATGTTTGAATATGCCGAAAATCTAATGTTTGAAAAGGCGCAGGAGATAAAAAATAAGCTTTCAAGTCTTGAGCAAATAATCACAAAACAGAAAGTCATTTATGCAGATGACAGAAGCGAAGATGTTATAAACTTCGCAAAAGACCAAACACACATTGCAATTGTTGTTCTGATTATCAGAAATGGTAAGCTTATAAACAAGGAAGAGTTTGTTTTGAAAGCTGAGGAGGATACGTTTGAGAGGTTTTTAGAGCAGTATTACGCTGACGTTTTATCACTGCCAAAAGAGATTATAATTCCTCATGAAATAGAAAATTTTGACAATATTGAAAAGATGATAGAAAAACTTTACGGTTTCAAAGTGAAAGTAATCATTCCAAAACAGGGTGAAAAAAAGCAGCTTCTTGACATGGCAAAAAAGAATGCAGAGATTTCACTTGCTAACAGGCAAAGAGTAGATGATGTTTATGCTGAGGCGCTTTTAACTCTTAAAAGTATCCTTGGACTTGAAAACGAAATTGAAAAGATAGAAAGTTACGACATTTCCAACATTGCAGGTGCTGACAATGTAGGAACCCTTGTTGTGTTTGAGGATGGAAGGTTCAACAAAGAATTTTACAGGAAGTTCAAAATAAAAGGATTTGAAGGGCAGGATGATATAAGAAGCGTCAAAGAGGTTTTGACAAGGAGGTTTACAAACTTAGAAAAGCATGGGAGAATTCCTGATTTGATATTGATTGATGGTGGACAAAATCAGGTCAATGCTGCATTAGAGGTTTTGAACACTTTGGGATTTTTTATTCCTGTTGCTGGCATGGTGAAAGATGATAGACACAAAACAAGGGACTTGATTTACAATGGTAAAGAAGCAGGTATTCAAGAGTATCCGCTTGTGTATAAACTTATATATGCTATTCAAGAAGAGACGCACAGGTTTGCAGTGAAGTTTCACAGAGAAGTTAGAAAGAAGCATCTGTATGAGTCAATTTTAGATGAAATAGAGGGAATAGGAGAGAAGAGGAAACTCAAGCTCTTTAGGACTTTTGGGTCAATTGACAATTTGCGAAAGGCAAGCATTGAAGAGATTGTAAAAGCAGCTGACATTCCATATGAGGTTGCTTTGAAAATAAAAGAAAAGATTGGAGTATAA
- the hprK gene encoding HPr(Ser) kinase/phosphatase, translated as MFYTTVGKIIKELNLECLTEISGIEERKIKDMNLNRPALQLMGFFEYFDEQRVQIIGISEMAYLKTMTPSQRRDAIERLFQRNIPCVIITSNQEPFEEFLEFSKKYGVPLLRTQEVTTRFMTNLSTFLTHELAPRITRHGTLVNVYGEGVLMLGESGVGKSETALELVKRGHILVADDAVEIRKVSEKTLVGEAPEIIRHLIEIRGIGILDVKNLFGVGCVKESERIDLVIQLETWKQGKEYERLGLHDQYIEILGIKVPTLVIPVRPGRNLAIIVEVAAMNNRQKKMGYNAAKALTERLQKQMSRGNGAE; from the coding sequence TTGTTCTACACGACAGTTGGCAAAATAATAAAAGAGCTCAATTTAGAGTGTTTGACAGAAATCAGTGGCATTGAAGAGAGAAAGATAAAGGATATGAACTTGAATAGACCCGCTCTGCAGCTTATGGGGTTTTTTGAGTATTTTGATGAGCAAAGGGTTCAGATAATAGGAATCTCTGAGATGGCGTATTTGAAGACCATGACACCATCGCAGCGAAGAGACGCAATTGAAAGACTTTTTCAGCGAAATATCCCGTGTGTGATAATTACCTCAAACCAGGAACCTTTTGAGGAGTTTTTGGAATTTTCAAAAAAGTATGGTGTTCCTCTTCTTCGCACTCAAGAGGTTACGACAAGGTTCATGACAAATTTGAGCACTTTTTTGACACACGAACTTGCACCAAGGATAACCCGCCATGGCACGCTTGTAAATGTGTATGGTGAAGGTGTTTTGATGCTTGGCGAAAGTGGGGTTGGGAAGAGCGAAACTGCTTTGGAGCTTGTAAAAAGAGGACACATTCTTGTTGCAGACGATGCAGTTGAAATTCGAAAGGTTTCTGAAAAGACCCTTGTCGGTGAAGCCCCAGAGATTATAAGGCATCTTATCGAAATTCGAGGGATTGGAATATTGGATGTCAAAAACCTGTTTGGTGTTGGCTGCGTTAAGGAGTCTGAAAGAATTGACCTTGTTATCCAGCTTGAAACATGGAAACAGGGCAAGGAATATGAACGACTTGGTCTTCATGACCAATACATAGAGATTTTGGGGATAAAAGTACCGACGCTTGTGATTCCTGTACGACCCGGCAGAAATCTTGCCATCATTGTTGAGGTTGCAGCAATGAACAACAGACAAAAGAAAATGGGCTACAACGCAGCAAAAGCCCTCACAGAAAGACTTCAAAAACAGATGAGCAGAGGAAATGGAGCTGAGTAA
- a CDS encoding YhfC family intramembrane metalloprotease translates to MVSNFKIIFMCITLLLSVGFPVVLAVVVLKKYSRVLNSILIGALIFFISQIVLRIPILQILSKQSYFVEFSKHYLVYSLFLGLTAGIFEEVGRYIGFRGFLKDRLNYQNGLAYGIGHGGIESILLVGMSYINNIVFSFLINSGSLDTLLKSKVAPEVIGAIKSALINTPASAFLLAGFERVFTMAVQIALSLLVLVAVKKGKLYYLVLAILLHTIIDTPVAYMSLLKVNIFAIEFVVLLWAVLSLIYIIKWKDIHRIQES, encoded by the coding sequence TTGGTATCTAATTTCAAAATTATCTTTATGTGCATTACACTTCTTCTTTCAGTAGGCTTTCCGGTTGTGCTGGCTGTGGTTGTTTTAAAGAAGTACTCAAGAGTTTTGAACTCAATTTTAATAGGAGCATTAATATTTTTCATTTCTCAGATTGTTCTGAGAATTCCGATACTTCAGATCTTGTCAAAACAAAGTTACTTTGTAGAATTTTCCAAGCATTACCTTGTATACTCTCTCTTTTTGGGTCTGACAGCTGGAATTTTTGAAGAGGTTGGAAGATACATTGGTTTTAGAGGGTTTTTAAAAGATAGGCTAAACTATCAAAACGGTCTTGCTTATGGGATTGGACATGGTGGGATTGAATCAATATTGCTGGTTGGTATGAGCTATATAAACAACATTGTGTTTTCATTCTTAATCAACTCTGGCAGTTTAGATACACTTTTAAAAAGCAAAGTTGCGCCTGAGGTAATCGGTGCTATAAAAAGTGCACTGATAAATACGCCAGCTTCAGCATTTCTTCTTGCTGGTTTTGAAAGAGTTTTCACAATGGCAGTTCAGATTGCTCTTTCACTTTTGGTTCTGGTGGCTGTTAAGAAAGGAAAGCTTTATTATCTCGTGCTGGCGATATTGCTTCATACAATCATTGATACGCCGGTTGCATACATGTCATTATTGAAAGTTAATATATTTGCTATTGAATTTGTAGTTTTGCTTTGGGCTGTGTTGAGCCTAATTTATATCATAAAGTGGAAAGATATTCATAGAATACAAGAAAGCTAA
- a CDS encoding GntR family transcriptional regulator — protein sequence MFIKIDFTSDMPIYEQIKNQIIEAVARGELQNGDSLPSIRDLASEIGVNMHTVAKAYNELKDMGLIAINKKHGAYIAVSKGYNKEFLNEIIEEVTPIVAKAICKGMNKNELIRLIETIFDSFGGREDG from the coding sequence ATGTTTATAAAAATTGACTTTACCTCTGACATGCCAATTTATGAGCAAATAAAGAACCAAATAATAGAGGCAGTAGCAAGAGGAGAACTTCAAAATGGCGATAGCCTTCCTTCTATCAGAGACCTTGCAAGCGAAATTGGCGTCAACATGCACACAGTGGCAAAGGCATATAATGAGTTAAAGGATATGGGACTTATTGCTATTAACAAAAAGCATGGGGCTTATATTGCTGTGAGCAAAGGTTATAATAAGGAGTTTTTAAATGAGATAATAGAAGAAGTTACTCCAATTGTTGCAAAAGCCATTTGCAAGGGTATGAATAAGAATGAATTAATAAGGTTGATTGAAACTATTTTTGATAGTTTTGGGGGAAGGGAAGATGGATGA
- a CDS encoding Rpn family recombination-promoting nuclease/putative transposase has translation MDNENKEKLPAKEHDSTFKLLFENPKDIYLLLSKIINYSWANEIRESSIEIKKTNYITKEFSQVEADVVAKARLKDRDVYFYILIENQSTVAKDMPERLLRYMISIWAEEIRNGVEKLPAIIPIVVYNGLDRRWEVSTDIIGAFDIFKNDIFKYKVVDIAQIDIKNYLQEEDVLTPIIFYLEQVRNDSNELVRRLQEIEQSLKKLSFNNIERFLLWSQHVIRPRLGNEQKKEYDKLVMKVRQEGVELMGEFVSNVARLLDETKTKEFLAGVQQGIQQGIQQGIQQERIETAKRMIQLGISYEVISKATNLSIEEIEKIAREQIN, from the coding sequence ATGGACAATGAAAACAAGGAAAAACTTCCTGCAAAAGAGCATGATTCTACTTTTAAACTTCTTTTTGAAAATCCTAAGGATATTTATCTTTTGTTGAGCAAAATCATAAACTATAGTTGGGCGAACGAAATACGTGAAAGCTCAATTGAAATAAAAAAGACAAATTACATTACAAAGGAATTTTCTCAAGTAGAGGCAGATGTTGTGGCAAAAGCAAGGCTAAAAGACAGAGATGTATATTTTTATATATTGATAGAAAACCAATCAACAGTAGCAAAAGATATGCCAGAACGATTATTGCGGTATATGATTTCCATATGGGCAGAAGAAATAAGAAATGGTGTTGAAAAACTGCCGGCTATTATTCCTATTGTTGTTTATAATGGGCTTGATAGAAGGTGGGAAGTGTCTACCGATATAATTGGGGCATTTGATATTTTTAAAAATGATATTTTCAAGTACAAGGTTGTAGATATTGCTCAAATTGATATCAAAAATTACTTGCAAGAGGAAGATGTTTTAACACCAATAATTTTTTATTTAGAACAGGTAAGAAATGACAGCAATGAATTAGTTCGCAGGTTACAAGAAATTGAACAAAGCTTAAAGAAGCTAAGTTTTAACAATATTGAGAGGTTTTTGCTATGGTCCCAGCATGTTATAAGACCAAGATTAGGGAATGAACAAAAGAAAGAATATGACAAGCTTGTAATGAAGGTAAGACAAGAGGGGGTGGAGCTGATGGGTGAGTTTGTGTCAAATGTGGCAAGGCTTTTGGATGAGACAAAAACAAAAGAATTTTTGGCAGGCGTCCAACAAGGTATTCAACAAGGTATTCAACAAGGTATCCAGCAAGAGAGGATAGAGACAGCAAAAAGAATGATTCAGTTAGGAATTTCGTATGAGGTCATCTCTAAGGCAACGAACCTTAGTATTGAGGAGATTGAAAAAATAGCACGCGAGCAGATTAACTAA
- the thiS gene encoding sulfur carrier protein ThiS, whose protein sequence is MLRVNDKEMEFCGNVLELLLSLNLNPQVCAVLVNGEIVKKEMWENFLLKDGDYVEIVSFVGGG, encoded by the coding sequence TTGTTAAGGGTAAATGACAAAGAGATGGAGTTTTGTGGGAATGTGCTTGAGCTTTTGTTAAGTCTTAATTTAAATCCTCAAGTCTGTGCAGTTTTAGTCAATGGCGAAATTGTGAAAAAGGAGATGTGGGAAAACTTCTTGCTCAAAGACGGAGATTATGTTGAAATTGTCAGCTTTGTAGGCGGTGGATAA